Sequence from the Thermoanaerobacterium sp. PSU-2 genome:
CAGCGGCTACCCTGCAAACACATACCCTACATCTGTTATAGCAATAATTAAAGGGCTAATGTCTCTAAAGCCTTACGCCATAATCATGACAGGACTTTTAGTGCTGATTCTAACTCCCGTATTTCGCGTGGGAGTATCTATCATCACATTTCTTCAAGAAAAAGACTATATGTATGTATACATAACATCGGCAGTTTTTATTATTCTGATATTAAGCTTTGTGTTAGGCAAAGTAGAATAAAAAATAGAGGTAAAACCTCTATTTTTTTATTCTGCAAAATCGCTTCCCAGTATTTCCTCATAAATCTCAGAAATCTCATCTTTTTTATCGTCTTGGCTTTCTTCTATGACAATGACATCTTCTGGGTCGTACTCTTTCGTTATCTCTATTCCCTCAGC
This genomic interval carries:
- a CDS encoding DUF1634 domain-containing protein, yielding MEIIISKTLRAGVLLSALIILIGLILFFATKSSGYPANTYPTSVIAIIKGLMSLKPYAIIMTGLLVLILTPVFRVGVSIITFLQEKDYMYVYITSAVFIILILSFVLGKVE